From the Marinitoga sp. 38H-ov genome, one window contains:
- a CDS encoding methyl-accepting chemotaxis protein, translating into MSLKMKIFFGFIIILIIAIIIGIFGVTNTNKLKSYIIEISDENLPKVQKILTIYQLQTAIEKSEMALLGLISEDLRNEEYQRIDSSWESINKLINEYELFDLNGEELKYWEDYKNKLKMWETGHASFMELSKKLDETKILDPKSLKLDIKTYESELYRLAWLIEKAILDKEPFEEDLNPRNSPFGKWLENYQTGNDYLADMINEMKKYNENFLKTAKTINTVVKSKNEKQIQLMQRIYNNSIIPNLENIFDTFETINQIADESLQLQNKMLEQSLNINLSLFEESVSVLKTIVEYNKNQANQKAKNTIQKVKDAIITITMVIGVGIILAVIFVTLTIRSIIGSINLLMTKIQAFGKGDLTVNFRIKGKDEIAKMSNVLEDMAKELRDSMKLIYNASNNLSITSSTLASVSEEQNAISEELTNQSKTIETNTIDASASIEEVLSGVEEIASSAQMISNNADELNNKATEAAEAAVDGEKYVNEIANIVEVAVKESDYTQNVVNELSEKVQNIGDIVDTINKITEQTNLLALNAAIEAARAGEAGKGFAVVADEIRKLAEQSKNSTEEISKILLSVKEGAIDATGATNKIVNIIRDIDKESEKIVSQFRNINSRIEDIVSKVHELSSASEEQSASTEEMATAMDRISKVIDEISEQVKYMVSAIEQQNESSKQVSSSAEEGNNLSQSLTELIKKFKI; encoded by the coding sequence ATGAGCTTAAAAATGAAAATATTTTTTGGATTTATCATTATTTTGATAATAGCTATAATTATAGGGATATTTGGAGTTACTAATACTAATAAACTGAAGTCGTATATTATAGAAATATCAGACGAAAATTTACCGAAAGTTCAAAAAATATTAACTATATATCAATTACAAACAGCAATAGAAAAATCTGAAATGGCATTATTAGGTTTGATTAGTGAAGATTTGAGAAATGAAGAATACCAAAGAATAGACTCTTCTTGGGAATCAATAAACAAGTTAATAAACGAGTATGAATTATTTGATTTAAATGGAGAGGAATTAAAATATTGGGAAGATTATAAAAATAAATTAAAAATGTGGGAAACTGGTCATGCAAGTTTTATGGAATTATCTAAAAAATTAGATGAAACAAAAATACTAGATCCAAAATCTTTAAAATTAGATATAAAAACATATGAAAGTGAATTATATAGATTAGCCTGGTTAATAGAAAAAGCTATATTAGATAAAGAACCTTTTGAAGAAGATTTGAATCCTAGGAATAGTCCTTTTGGTAAATGGCTTGAAAATTACCAAACGGGAAATGATTATCTTGCAGATATGATAAATGAAATGAAGAAATATAACGAAAATTTTTTGAAAACAGCAAAAACAATAAATACTGTAGTTAAGAGTAAAAATGAAAAACAAATACAGCTTATGCAAAGAATATATAATAATTCAATAATTCCAAATTTGGAAAACATTTTTGATACATTTGAAACAATTAATCAAATAGCTGATGAATCTTTGCAATTACAAAATAAAATGTTAGAACAAAGTTTAAATATTAATTTGAGTCTTTTTGAAGAAAGCGTTAGTGTTTTAAAAACAATTGTAGAGTATAATAAAAATCAAGCAAATCAAAAAGCTAAAAATACTATACAAAAAGTTAAAGATGCTATTATAACTATTACAATGGTTATAGGTGTTGGAATAATTTTAGCTGTAATATTTGTAACATTAACCATAAGAAGTATAATTGGTTCTATAAACTTGTTAATGACTAAAATACAAGCTTTTGGAAAAGGGGATTTGACAGTTAACTTTAGAATTAAAGGTAAAGATGAAATAGCAAAAATGTCAAATGTATTAGAAGATATGGCCAAAGAATTAAGAGATTCTATGAAATTAATATATAATGCATCAAATAATTTATCTATTACATCTAGTACTTTGGCATCTGTATCAGAAGAGCAAAATGCTATATCTGAAGAATTAACGAACCAATCAAAAACAATTGAAACAAATACTATTGATGCATCTGCCTCAATAGAAGAGGTTTTATCAGGTGTTGAAGAAATAGCTAGTTCTGCCCAAATGATATCTAACAACGCAGATGAGCTAAATAATAAGGCAACGGAAGCAGCTGAAGCAGCTGTTGATGGTGAGAAATATGTAAATGAAATAGCTAATATAGTTGAAGTTGCTGTAAAAGAATCAGATTATACTCAAAATGTTGTTAATGAACTATCTGAGAAAGTTCAAAATATAGGAGATATAGTTGATACAATAAATAAAATTACTGAACAAACAAATTTACTTGCATTAAATGCTGCTATAGAAGCTGCAAGAGCCGGTGAAGCTGGAAAGGGATTTGCAGTTGTTGCAGATGAAATTAGAAAATTAGCAGAACAAAGTAAAAATTCTACAGAAGAAATATCCAAGATATTATTATCGGTAAAAGAAGGTGCAATTGATGCAACAGGTGCAACAAATAAAATTGTAAATATAATTAGAGATATAGATAAAGAATCAGAAAAGATAGTTTCACAATTTAGAAATATTAATAGTAGAATTGAAGATATTGTATCTAAGGTTCATGAATTATCCTCCGCATCAGAAGAACAAAGTGCATCAACAGAGGAAATGGCTACAGCTATGGATAGGATTTCAAAGGTAATTGATGAAATTTCTGAACAAGTAAAATATATGGTAAGTGCTATTGAACAACAAAATGAAAGCTCAAAACAAGTAAGCAGCTCAGCTGAAGAGGGTAATAATCTTTCTCAATCATTAACGGAATTAATAAAAAAATTCAAAATATAA